Below is a window of Tolypothrix bouteillei VB521301 DNA.
GCATTCCCAGATAGAGCCTGGGAACGAGAGATGCGAAGTTTAGGGAACCAGGGCATTACGCCTTCATGCTCAAGCACAAAAGGTTAGAGACTAGTTTCAGCCATTTTCACTTGATGCGATACAAATAGCCATCAGTTCACCGAATATATAGTAATATCGAAATTCTTACGTATTGAGAGTGCTGGATTATTTGGAAATAACATATTAGCGATCGCGATTTGCATTAAATATTTTTGTTGACAAATTGTATCCAATCAACCTGGTATGATTGAGGATGTTTACGGTCAATCACTTGGCTGTACCTTATACCAATCCTGACGTATGTTCTCTCCTCAGAACAAACGTAGGGCTGCACCTACCGCCCTACTTAGTATTTTTATTGTCTTATCGATCGCACCTGCGATTGCTGAATCCTCTTTCATTACAGTCGCACCAGATACGACTAACCAAAACAAGTTAATTAACAATGCGATCGCTGATTTAGCTGGGATACCTGCAAGAAAAGCGATCGCTACTGAGGACAAGAAAGCGCCTGTTCCAGGGACAAGATTTCCAGCACACTCTAACCAACAGCTTTTGAGGATTTTACAAAGAGCAGGATTTGGAATTTTCTCAGATAATATGAGAAGTAAAATGCTTCTGGCAACTGTTTTCTTAGCTTTACCTATAGAAAACACAGCAGATGGAGCCATAGAGCAAACAATTGAAAGCACGAGCAGCCCCAAGCAGAAGAATCTCTTTTCTTGGCGAAATGTCAGGCTCAACGGCATGGGGTATATTTCTGGTATGTCTATTTCTCCAGTTGCCCCACACGATGTCTATATCAGAGCAGATATAGGAGGCGCGTACCGCTACGATCGAAAGAATGAAAAGTGGATTCCCTTGATGGATATGTTCTCTTCAAGCTTCTCAGGGGGATCTGTTGGTGTTGAAAGTATAGCTGCCGATCCGGTCAACCCGTCTCGAGTTTATGCTGTTGTCAAATCAATATCAGGTGTTAGCAACAACGGAAGTAAAAAAGTTAATACTTATGCAGGGGAGGTTTTAGTTTCAAATGATAGGGGTAAAACGTGGAATCCAACTAGCTTTGTTAAACACGGTATTTATGTTGGTCCAAACGATGATTACCGTAATGAAACAGGAGAACGGTTAGCGATCGATCCTAATAATCCTAACATTATTTATTTTGCTTCCCGCAAACACGGATTGTGGAGAAAAGAAAAACAGAATGATTGGACAAATCTTAAGGGAGGTCTACCCGCTCCTGGTTCTTTATCTGTAGCTGCAACCAATATTGAAAAAAGCTCATGTACTTCCGAGCGTTCAACTTCTACCAGTACTGAAAATAAAAAGAAAGAAAAACAAGAGAAGCCCGGTCCTGGCTTTACCTTCGTCGTTTTTGATAAGACAACAGGTAAACCAGGAAATTTAACACCGACTCTGTACGTTGGTATTCACGGTAGTGGTGTTTGGCAAAGTAAAAATGCCGGGAAATCCTGGAGAAATATTGGGGGTCGTCAAGATCCATTACGTGCCGCAGTTGCTTCTGATGGAACGCTTTACGTTAATTATGGAACTTATGGCGAGAATAACAAAACTGGTGGTATAGCAAAATTTCAAAATGGAAGATGCTGGGATATTACGCCCGATACAAAAAACAGAGTTTACGCAGCTATTAGCGTGCAAAGAGATCGCCCTACGGTGGCTATGGCTATATCAGATCGGATGGTTTATCGAACAAAGGACGGTGGAAAATCCTGGCAGCGCATTGAGATGGCTATGGGAAGTAAAGACCCTAATTTTCCAGATGCCCCTGTTAATTCATCAGCGCCTGAATACTTCTTATCCTATGCCAGTGAAGGAGCAGCATCCATCGTTATAGATCCCTCTAATCCACAAAAAGTTTGGTGGACAAATGGCTGGGGAGTTGCACGCACAGACAATGCAGATAGTGAAAAGCCAGTGTATAGTTGGGTACAAGAAAATTTGAACGAGCTGGCTGCTACAATGGTAAGGGTACCGCCAAAAGCACTGTCAGACGGCGGAGCAGAACTAGTCATTGCATCTCAGGATACGATCGGGTTTCGGGTATCCTCTCGCAACCAAGTTCCTAAAAACAAGATTAATCCTGTGGGAATTCCTGTCAACCCAGCTACAAAATCTTGGGCTAATCCTAACTGGGATGTCTATCCAATACCATTTCCTCATGTAGCAACCGGAACAAGTTTAGACTACGCTTACACCAAACCCAATTACATGGCGGTAGTAGGGTTTCATAATTGGCAAGGATTTTGGCCAATTCATGGGTATTCTTCCGATAATGGAAAGACTTGGAAAGCTTTTGAATCATTTCCTGTTGGGAAAGATTCCTCAAGTGAATATGCTTCCGGAGGTCAGATTGCTATCTCACCTACCAATCCACTTAATATGGTGTGGGCACCTACATGGGGACCCAGTACACATTATACGATGGATGGTGGGAAAACATGGAAACCTGCCTTGACGAATAACGGAGAACCTTTACCTAATTCTTGGGGGAATAGGATTCATCCATATGTAAGTTCCTACATCGTTACAGCTGACAAAGCTGATTCTGAAGGAAAAACATTTTATTACTTTGATGGAACTGCATTTTACTATAGTAAAGATGGTGGTACAATCTGGACTAAAAGCAAGGCTGGAGATTTCCCCAGCTTGATTTTGCGCCCCATTATTCTCTCTAATCCACTTAAGCCAGGAGATGTTTGGCTCAGCTTTCAACGCAATCCAGAAGATATACAACGCAATCCTCTGTATCGATCTATTGATGGAGGTCAAACTTTTAGTAAGGTTAAATCTGTCGATTCTAGCGAGCTCGTTGCTTTTGGTAAAGGAGACAACAATATTCCTGCTATCTACCTGTTTGGACGCGTGAATGGAGCACAGAAAGATACTCTGTATAAATCAGAAGATATGGGAAAAACTTGGAAAGCTATTAGCGATCCTCAGACACTCCAATTTCCAGCAGCTTATTGGATGGAAGGCGATATGCGCCAGAAGAATATTATTTATGTCGCTACTATCGGTCGTGGCGTTATGGTTGGTGAACTTCAGTATTCTCAAACTTTCAATGTCTTCACATTTACCAAAAGTGTAGTTGATAATATAATGAAGCTTTTCTAGATTTTGTATAATTGGACGGGCGAGAACGCCCATTCTACAAGAATCTGATTGATGCACAGTAAAAACATTTACGAGATTTACGAGCAACACTCATATATCTACTGTCACAATTGAACCTTGCGGCTGATTATCTTTGATTGCGATCGCTCCACCGTGAGCTTCAGCTACCATTTTGCAAAATGTAAGTCTCAGCCCAATTTGGGAAGCTCCACTTACCAAACTCCCTAACTCATACTGCTCGAGAATGGATTGCTGTAAGTGTTTGCTACTAGTTCCTTCATCGGTAATGGTAATAGTTGCTTGTTTGAGAGGTTCGGTTGTATTTGAATAATTAACGCGAAATGTAATCGTGCTCCCAGAAGGAGACGACTCAATTGCGTTAGTCAGGAGATTATCTAGCAAGCGCTGGAACAGATTGGTATCTATGGAGAGCCAGCGTCGTTGCTTTTGGAGTTCGGTTTTTAATTGTATTTGCTTGGAATTAGCGATCGCCTGAAAATTCGCTATGACTACTTCCACAAGTTCATTCAGGTCTACCTCAACGCGATTTAGCAATAACCTGTTCGATTCCATCTTCGCCAATCGCAATAAACCGTTGACGATCGCATCAATCTCCAGACCAGCTGCATAAACCATTTCTGCACGTTCCCGGTCTTTAGACTCTAGATTGCTTTGCAGTAATAAGTGGCTTCCCAGTAACAGAGTAGACATTGGTTGTCCTAAATCTTCCACCACTAGCTTAGATAAATCATGACGCAGGTTAATAGTGGCTTGCAGTGCATCATACTGTTGCTTAATCCGCAGCATGGAACGGACACGAGCGCGTAATTCCAGCCCGTTAACGGGTTTTGTGAGAAAATCATCGGCTCCAGATTCTAAAGCACGTGCTAGATCTTCCTTAGAATCCAGCGCTGTTACTATAATAATGGGAATATGTTTCCAAAGAGAATTTGCCTTTATACGGCTACAGGTTTCAATCCCATCTATTTCTGGCATCATTACATCCAGTAAGATAGCATCGGGAAGATTTGTTTCCAGACGGTTTAAAACTTCTTTGCCACTGTTATAGTAGTTCAGGTGGTATCCTTCGCGCCGCAGCAGCAACTCAATAACCTCAAATCCGTTTGGCTCATCATCAACTATCCACACAGATTGTTTGCGTTCCATTGCTCTTGCCATTTGTTAGTTGTTAGTTGTTAGTTGTTATAGCAGTCGGTGTAGGAATTACAAACACCTTTTCCTTGTCCCTCTTGTTCGGATCTTAAATAGGATTGCTTTAGTTGTCAGTTGTGACTGGGTTAAGATTTTTGGAAATAGCAGCGACTAGCTCTTTTAAGCTGACTGGTTTTGGTATGTAGTCGTTCACCCCAGATGCTATAACTTTTTCTCGATCTGTTGCCATGACAAATGAGGTCAAAGCAATGATGGGAATGTTTGCTGTTTCAGCATCCGCCCGGAGGAAGCGCGTAGCTTCTAAACCATCCATTTCTGGCATCTGTACATCCATTAAAATGAGATCGGGTTGTTGTGTTTTTGCTATCTCTACTGCTTCTCGTCCATTCTTAGCCAGTAAGATCCGGTATCCTTTCGCTTTTAAATACTGCGTCATGGTGAAGACGTTTGTTTCATTATCTTCTGCAAGCAGCAATAGAGGAGAGGGGGATGGAGGAGAGGAGGGAGAGGGGGGAGATGAGGGGGAGGGGGGAGAAGGGGGAGATAAGGAAGCCGGTCCTACCTTGTCTCTTACTTCTTCCCACGGAAGTGCAATTGTAAATCTGCTACCAACTCCTAGTTCGCTTTCAACGCTTACAGTACCGTTGTGTATTTCCACAATTCGCCGAACTAATGATAATCCTAACCCCGTTCCAGCAAATCGACGGGTATAGGAGGTTTCTAACTGGACAAAAGGTTGAAATAAGTTGGGTATGTTCTCAGGAGCAATGCCAATACCTGTATCTTCTACGGTAAAGTAAATCAGTTTAGCTGTTGAATCTGCTTGAACTTCAATCGATACTTTGCCTCCTTCTGGGGTAAATTTGACGGCATTGCTTAACAAGTTGATGAGTGCTTGGCGGATGCGTCTTTCATCCACTTGAATAAGATCTATTCCTTCTGGTAAATGCGAACTCAATTGAACCTTTTTCTTAAATGCTATCTGTTTCACAAAGCTGAGGCTGTAGTCACACAATCCCCGAACCGATGTGAAACCCAGTTGTAGTTCCATCTTACCAGCTTCAATTTTGGCAAGGTCGAGGATGTCGTTAATGAGTTCCAGTAGGTGCTTACCGCTTTTTTCTAAGGTGGTGAGAGATTTTCGCTGTTCTTCTGTCACAGGTCCGCACACTTCATCGTTGAGTGCTTCTGTAATTCCTAGAATGGCATTGAGGGGAGTCCGCAGTTCGTGACTCATATTTGCTAAGAAGCTACTTTTGGCACGGTTGGCAACTTCGGCAGCTTCTTTCGCCTCGCGCAAAGCGATTTCAGCCAGTTTGCGATCGTTTACTTCTAGTGCTAGCGCTACAAAGTCGGCAATTGACCCTACAAAGTTTTGTTCGGTCAGTTCCCACTCGCGTGGTTCGGTTCCGACTTGTTCGTGAAATACCATTCCAACGACTTCTCCCCCAATTAAAATGGGGGCATCAATCAGGGATATAATGTTTTCTGGCTCTAGCAGTTCATCCCATAATTCCTGTACCCGTGGATCGTTGCGAGTGTCGGTCACGGCGATAGTACGGGCAGTTGCTAGCGCTTGAAAGTAAATTGGATGGTCTGCTGCGTTGCGTTCGCTTCCTGCGGAGTGTCTCTGCTGGCTGCGTTCGTAAAGGTTGGCGCATTGTAACTTAGTCCGATCGCTATTATAAAGCCACACGCTGACTCTCTCTACTTCTAAAGCGTTGGCTGCTTTTTGTGCGATCGCTTGAAATGCCGTTTCCAAATCTCCATCTGCGATCGCCTTATGATTTGCCAGTTCCGATAAGACTAAACTGTGTTGCTGCAGTCGTTGCTCGTTCTTCATCCGCTCTTGAATTTCTTGCTGTAACTCTTGAGTTCGCCGTTCAACTCGCTGTTCTAACTCTTCGTTAGCAGTTGCTAAGGCAGCAAAAGATGCGCGTAATTGCTGTGCCATTTGGTTAAACGATTCACTCAGCGCTTCTAGTTCATCGATCCCCCTTACTGTGACTGTTGGGATTGAATCCCCATGAGCAAAATCTTCTTCTGTAGCTCTAAGTGCTAACTCTTTAGCAGCAAAACTTAAGCAATGGATTGGTTTCGCTATCCTGCGGGCGGTGAAAATTCCCAACACTGTGGCTAGTCCAAAGGCTGCAATACAAAGCCAAATGGTGGTTTGAGTGTTGCGATCGATCTGCTCCATGAAATCTGCTTCTGGAACAACCACTGCAATCAGCCAATCTACACTCAGGTTGCTTT
It encodes the following:
- a CDS encoding hybrid sensor histidine kinase/response regulator encodes the protein MARAMERKQSVWIVDDEPNGFEVIELLLRREGYHLNYYNSGKEVLNRLETNLPDAILLDVMMPEIDGIETCSRIKANSLWKHIPIIIVTALDSKEDLARALESGADDFLTKPVNGLELRARVRSMLRIKQQYDALQATINLRHDLSKLVVEDLGQPMSTLLLGSHLLLQSNLESKDRERAEMVYAAGLEIDAIVNGLLRLAKMESNRLLLNRVEVDLNELVEVVIANFQAIANSKQIQLKTELQKQRRWLSIDTNLFQRLLDNLLTNAIESSPSGSTITFRVNYSNTTEPLKQATITITDEGTSSKHLQQSILEQYELGSLVSGASQIGLRLTFCKMVAEAHGGAIAIKDNQPQGSIVTVDI
- a CDS encoding ATP-binding protein; its protein translation is MRQNPLQSWLSPLVRSVPLSRVLVGSFLLQILLAVGLTAWLSIRNGEKAVNDVAGELRREVATRVEQKLQTYLSTPSQVSRSNQNTIDFGLLNLRNLADWEPYMIQQLELFDPMSVILAVGNEQREFLSLQRVNETRFLLRKAGKSTRYDLETYEVEYKVGKQTRLIKVFKNYDVRSRPFYQVAVKNKKFSFSQIFTDLNELQLIISASQPIYNEQNQLLGVTSTLIPLDKIDKFLDSIRVGKLGQVLILDRSGHLVASSTPNEPFRIKGNQLIQIAATESENSLTKATAQYLVGKFGNFSRIKNLEQLKFQFQNQQQFLDVRPLQSNLSVDWLIAVVVPEADFMEQIDRNTQTTIWLCIAAFGLATVLGIFTARRIAKPIHCLSFAAKELALRATEEDFAHGDSIPTVTVRGIDELEALSESFNQMAQQLRASFAALATANEELEQRVERRTQELQQEIQERMKNEQRLQQHSLVLSELANHKAIADGDLETAFQAIAQKAANALEVERVSVWLYNSDRTKLQCANLYERSQQRHSAGSERNAADHPIYFQALATARTIAVTDTRNDPRVQELWDELLEPENIISLIDAPILIGGEVVGMVFHEQVGTEPREWELTEQNFVGSIADFVALALEVNDRKLAEIALREAKEAAEVANRAKSSFLANMSHELRTPLNAILGITEALNDEVCGPVTEEQRKSLTTLEKSGKHLLELINDILDLAKIEAGKMELQLGFTSVRGLCDYSLSFVKQIAFKKKVQLSSHLPEGIDLIQVDERRIRQALINLLSNAVKFTPEGGKVSIEVQADSTAKLIYFTVEDTGIGIAPENIPNLFQPFVQLETSYTRRFAGTGLGLSLVRRIVEIHNGTVSVESELGVGSRFTIALPWEEVRDKVGPASLSPPSPPSPSSPPSPSSPPSPSPLLLLAEDNETNVFTMTQYLKAKGYRILLAKNGREAVEIAKTQQPDLILMDVQMPEMDGLEATRFLRADAETANIPIIALTSFVMATDREKVIASGVNDYIPKPVSLKELVAAISKNLNPVTTDN
- a CDS encoding sialidase family protein; translation: MFSPQNKRRAAPTALLSIFIVLSIAPAIAESSFITVAPDTTNQNKLINNAIADLAGIPARKAIATEDKKAPVPGTRFPAHSNQQLLRILQRAGFGIFSDNMRSKMLLATVFLALPIENTADGAIEQTIESTSSPKQKNLFSWRNVRLNGMGYISGMSISPVAPHDVYIRADIGGAYRYDRKNEKWIPLMDMFSSSFSGGSVGVESIAADPVNPSRVYAVVKSISGVSNNGSKKVNTYAGEVLVSNDRGKTWNPTSFVKHGIYVGPNDDYRNETGERLAIDPNNPNIIYFASRKHGLWRKEKQNDWTNLKGGLPAPGSLSVAATNIEKSSCTSERSTSTSTENKKKEKQEKPGPGFTFVVFDKTTGKPGNLTPTLYVGIHGSGVWQSKNAGKSWRNIGGRQDPLRAAVASDGTLYVNYGTYGENNKTGGIAKFQNGRCWDITPDTKNRVYAAISVQRDRPTVAMAISDRMVYRTKDGGKSWQRIEMAMGSKDPNFPDAPVNSSAPEYFLSYASEGAASIVIDPSNPQKVWWTNGWGVARTDNADSEKPVYSWVQENLNELAATMVRVPPKALSDGGAELVIASQDTIGFRVSSRNQVPKNKINPVGIPVNPATKSWANPNWDVYPIPFPHVATGTSLDYAYTKPNYMAVVGFHNWQGFWPIHGYSSDNGKTWKAFESFPVGKDSSSEYASGGQIAISPTNPLNMVWAPTWGPSTHYTMDGGKTWKPALTNNGEPLPNSWGNRIHPYVSSYIVTADKADSEGKTFYYFDGTAFYYSKDGGTIWTKSKAGDFPSLILRPIILSNPLKPGDVWLSFQRNPEDIQRNPLYRSIDGGQTFSKVKSVDSSELVAFGKGDNNIPAIYLFGRVNGAQKDTLYKSEDMGKTWKAISDPQTLQFPAAYWMEGDMRQKNIIYVATIGRGVMVGELQYSQTFNVFTFTKSVVDNIMKLF